The genomic DNA catatatataatatttcatatgaTATACATTCATAATATCTTATATCTTATCCCCACATACATTATGTATCCTTCATATATgcaaacatgaaaaacacataGATATCTTATGTCCTATATCTGATTATCACAAGCACATAGTCACACAGTTGATGCTTCGTGAATCTGTGTTAAATGTATTAATGTTAGAGGTGAGTTTGATTGGTTGTTAGCAGTATCTGTGTTGCTACTGATGTTGTAAAGTAACATCTTCTCTTATGAAACTTTAAATCAGACTTTTCTTTTTGGACTTTCAACCACAGGTCGACATTTTCGAAGCTGGTCCTGCTGGTCACAATCATCAGTTCTTTGTCATCGTTTGTCAAACCCACCATCAATGCTTACGCTCTGAACTGCTTCGGCCTCCATATGCTCTACATCCTGGCTGTGGAGATGAGATGGTACCAAATACAGACGCTCCATGTTTGTCTAATTTGTGtgtaataattatatttatgaAATGTACCGTTTGTTGATCAGCTGCATGGACCAGAAGGCTCTGCGTCTGGCCAAACTGTCGGTGGCCCTGTGGGTGCTCGCCATCACCTGCTGGGTTAGCGACCGTTTCGGTTGTAGCTTCTGGCAGCAGATGAACTTCTGCTATCTGCATGGCTTATGGTAGGTCTTCCTAacgtactgtatgtgtttcATATGAACTATAGTGCTAAGGAAACAAGCAGGATATCTGGACCATACTAACCCGCTTTTTCTAAAGTATAAAGAAACGGATTGAaaattccgggtggatcatcgaGACTATTGGTaatcctaattgtcaatcattctggtgatatgtttacggaaggccgtcgtacgtgctcgtctCTGGCTAGTTTTTGCTTGCTGCGTATGCGCacttttcacttaccggtggtgAGTCTGACATaatgggaaaagtgcaaatcttcttttggaaagtaagcttgtatgagcgatgccgacaccaacttgcaaacagagctgtgcacgaagAAAACTgtgctcgtgcacgctctctcgcacaagtttaataggcgttccctcttgggagcaggtaTATTGTTGCGcaaatgcattttttcaaaaagtggagagggcgtttcttttctaaactttcttttctaaacttcaaGAAAATTCTCCTCTATACCTTATACAGAACACTGccaaaaaatgtattacaatttttttcaagtAGACAAGGGGAGTATGATTTGTGGGGGGAATTGGATTttgatccttttttttaattgatctcTAATTCCTTTATCCTGCAGGCACATCCTGATTGTTATGGCTGTAGCGTACGGGAGCACACTCATCGCTTACCTGGATGCCATCTATGAGATACCGTACTCACTGCCAGGGCTGCAATACTGGCCATGTGAAAAGTGGCCTGTTGGATTCCCTCACATTGTCCTGAAAGGCACGACCAAGACTCAGAAACGGTGCTAACAGCGAACAACGTTACAGACTGAATATGTCACAATTTAAATATCAACTCCATCCTCAAACAGTGGCAGAATTGAATGTTTGAACCAAAAACCAGAGACGTATGCTTTAATCAAGGCCTCTGATCCTATATCATGAAAAAAGATTAAACAGTGATTTTCAATTTGAGACTGCTGTAGTGGTCTCAactaaaaattatgaaaaatactTTAAACGCAAGTGTCAAAATATAATAACAATCCCTCCATTTTTATTCTacttaaacatttaaaacattaattataAAGATGAAAGGACTGAAAATGCTTGAaagacaaatgttttgtttattgtgatttttttttaaatttatttattggttctatttattgcaatgtgtttttattgtttgttcctAAAATTTCATCCAGACTTTCATGTTTTAGCTCTTTGTATCTTAAATGTgacataaattaaaaatgataaattatcAAACATTGTTCACTGAGATGTTTGCTATGGAACGAACCAgagctttcattttgtgtgtgtttggatgtCCCCTTACAGTTCAAAACATTTGTGTTCAGTTTAATGGAAGTCTCTAAAATATTCACACGAgtaaatgagtgtgtgtgtttgttttgtttctgtttgtttgctgttccgttctgtttttattatgttaAGCCAAATGAAAATGTAAGAGGAGCGGTTGATAgcttaaatcagtggttctaaaACTTCTTCTATTGCGACCCcatttgaagaatgaaaaactcCCCAGGGCCAGAGTCGGCACCAGGCAGCATTAACTGGGGGGccattaagaaaactgcggggggcacaaaaacactccGATTGTCAtcagttattttgatttggttttaaaacggaataaccaaagaacgaagggtacatggattcattatgctatataaacacagccacaaaaacaaagttagctcgctaacaccttatgaagtggtcgctacagcgtcagcagactctgctcctcctgaccgcagacgtaggtttaaaatccactttttacggcgttgttctgtgagctttttacttTTCTCACCCTTGTGAACGACA from Gouania willdenowi chromosome 4, fGouWil2.1, whole genome shotgun sequence includes the following:
- the acer1 gene encoding alkaline ceramidase 1, giving the protein MTGFSSSEKMAGVFSYESSEIDWCEDNYRHSDHVVEYFNTMSNFVFFLVSPIMLYLLHPYAKERNLAIHMVWIMMFFVGLFSAYFHMTLSFVGQMLDELSILWVLAIGYAIWFPRKFFPSYVKDRSTFSKLVLLVTIISSLSSFVKPTINAYALNCFGLHMLYILAVEMRCCMDQKALRLAKLSVALWVLAITCWVSDRFGCSFWQQMNFCYLHGLWHILIVMAVAYGSTLIAYLDAIYEIPYSLPGLQYWPCEKWPVGFPHIVLKGTTKTQKRC